Proteins encoded by one window of Lactobacillus paragasseri:
- a CDS encoding YoaK family protein: MGIFSDEKYRPSESRILATALTFSAGFIDAYTYIQRGHTLSAGQTGNVIFFASAFADHNIAGMLNRATTFIAFTLGLLLVGLFHKYVKSNYWRVFCLFPILFICLGVGFVPKNVPNYYVVPVIAFGLAVQNASFSKIEGMGYNNAFTTGNLKKSVVAWSAYFFGEDKSQHNAAVNYMFLVIAFALGAIVSALLQKIFVLKTIWFAVLLLGAINIVYTISLNKRKKLSFSKNE; this comes from the coding sequence ATGGGAATATTTTCAGATGAAAAATATCGTCCATCTGAATCGCGTATTTTAGCTACAGCATTGACTTTTTCTGCGGGATTTATTGATGCCTATACTTATATTCAACGGGGACATACTTTATCTGCTGGGCAGACAGGAAACGTCATCTTCTTTGCGTCAGCATTTGCTGACCATAATATTGCAGGTATGTTAAACAGGGCAACAACGTTTATTGCTTTTACCTTAGGATTACTACTTGTTGGACTTTTTCATAAGTATGTAAAAAGTAATTATTGGCGTGTATTTTGTTTATTTCCAATTCTATTTATTTGCTTGGGCGTTGGTTTCGTTCCTAAAAACGTACCAAATTATTATGTAGTTCCGGTAATTGCGTTTGGTTTAGCGGTTCAGAATGCATCATTTAGTAAAATTGAAGGTATGGGATATAATAATGCATTTACAACTGGCAACTTAAAAAAATCTGTAGTTGCTTGGAGCGCATATTTCTTTGGTGAAGATAAGTCACAGCATAACGCAGCTGTTAACTATATGTTCTTGGTTATTGCATTTGCACTTGGTGCAATTGTATCAGCATTGCTCCAAAAGATCTTTGTTTTAAAAACTATTTGGTTTGCTGTTTTACTTTTAGGAGCAATCAATATCGTTTATACGATCTCTTTAAATAAAAGAAAGAAACTATCTTTTTCTAAAAATGAATAA
- the recQ gene encoding DNA helicase RecQ, whose translation MKSLQVLKDVFGYTTFRPGQEKVIDLVLKGENVLAVMPTGAGKSMCYQIPALVNSGLTLVISPLISLMKDQIDSLKQNGINAAALNSATPQEEVNPILRQAYEGKIKLLYVTPERLAMDYFRYQLNFLDISLVAVDEAHCISQWGHDFRPAYRQIMDGVKSIKSNPNILALTATATPSVQKDIAEQLQIPNKNYVITSFARPNLSFKVVDNPKNTNLYLLDYIKKHPNESGIIYASTRKHVEELTDYLAQNGILTASYHAGLSNEERSDVQDAFQFDKVQVIVATNAFGMGIDKRNVRFVIHANSTPNLESYYQEAGRAGRDGERCEGIMIYHPKDIRLYRWFIEQSDLADEYQKIQYQKQAMITKYVNTTECSQQFIVSYFGQRCEPCGKCSNCLGTFIEKDITSESKSIISTIYELDGRFGKTVVADVVSGANNQRMREIDAAHLRHYGSLKIGKSRVINLINYLISHNYLQLTDSQYPVVHVTNLGWDVLDNKKRVTQKISKKIEKLSQTYNQIPKEENDLFVRLKEVRLDLAKKQGIPAFYIFSDKSLREMALQKPKTQAEFLNISGVGQAKLKSYGQIMLAAIKNYLKEDAD comes from the coding sequence ATGAAATCATTACAAGTATTAAAAGATGTATTTGGCTACACAACATTTCGCCCAGGACAAGAAAAAGTTATTGATTTAGTTCTTAAAGGAGAAAATGTTCTAGCAGTAATGCCAACTGGTGCAGGAAAATCAATGTGCTATCAAATTCCCGCCTTAGTTAATTCCGGTTTGACTTTAGTAATTTCTCCCTTAATTTCGCTAATGAAAGACCAAATTGATTCCTTAAAGCAAAATGGTATTAATGCGGCAGCCCTAAATTCGGCGACTCCTCAAGAAGAAGTAAATCCAATTTTAAGACAAGCATATGAAGGCAAAATAAAGCTTCTGTATGTGACTCCTGAGCGATTAGCAATGGATTATTTTCGCTATCAGCTAAACTTCTTAGATATTTCATTAGTAGCAGTCGATGAAGCACATTGTATTTCACAGTGGGGACATGATTTTCGACCAGCGTATCGCCAAATAATGGATGGCGTCAAATCAATTAAGAGTAATCCGAATATTTTGGCCTTAACTGCAACTGCCACACCCTCAGTTCAAAAAGACATAGCAGAACAATTGCAGATACCTAATAAAAATTATGTTATTACTTCATTTGCAAGGCCAAATCTAAGTTTCAAGGTAGTGGATAATCCTAAAAATACTAACTTGTATCTTTTAGACTATATTAAAAAGCACCCTAATGAATCTGGAATTATATATGCCAGTACAAGAAAACATGTTGAAGAATTAACTGACTATTTAGCTCAAAATGGCATTCTAACAGCTAGTTACCATGCTGGTCTTTCTAATGAAGAGAGATCAGATGTACAAGATGCTTTTCAATTCGATAAAGTACAAGTGATAGTTGCTACTAATGCTTTTGGAATGGGGATTGACAAAAGAAATGTGCGCTTTGTAATTCATGCTAACAGTACGCCAAACTTAGAATCGTATTATCAAGAAGCTGGCAGAGCAGGTAGAGACGGTGAGCGTTGCGAGGGTATCATGATCTATCATCCTAAAGATATCCGGCTCTATCGTTGGTTTATTGAACAATCTGATTTAGCTGATGAATATCAAAAAATACAGTATCAAAAACAAGCTATGATTACTAAATATGTTAATACCACAGAGTGTTCACAACAGTTTATCGTCAGCTATTTTGGACAAAGGTGTGAGCCCTGTGGTAAGTGCTCTAACTGTTTAGGAACCTTTATTGAAAAAGACATTACGTCAGAAAGTAAAAGCATTATTTCAACTATTTATGAATTAGATGGTCGTTTTGGCAAGACTGTAGTTGCTGATGTAGTTTCAGGAGCAAATAATCAACGCATGAGAGAAATTGATGCAGCTCATTTAAGGCATTATGGCAGTTTAAAGATTGGAAAGAGTAGGGTCATAAACTTAATAAACTATCTAATTAGCCATAATTATTTACAACTGACTGATAGTCAATATCCAGTAGTTCATGTGACTAACTTAGGATGGGACGTTTTAGATAATAAAAAGCGTGTAACTCAAAAGATTTCTAAAAAAATAGAAAAATTAAGTCAAACCTATAATCAAATTCCGAAAGAAGAGAATGACTTATTTGTTCGCTTAAAAGAAGTTCGTTTAGATTTAGCTAAAAAACAGGGGATACCAGCTTTTTATATCTTTTCAGATAAGTCTTTAAGAGAAATGGCACTGCAAAAACCTAAGACACAAGCAGAATTTTTAAATATTTCAGGAGTAGGTCAAGCTAAGCTTAAATCCTATGGTCAAATTATGCTAGCTGCAATCAAAAATTACTTGAAAGAAGACGCAGACTAA
- a CDS encoding peptidylprolyl isomerase produces the protein MQYPQLDLENAKGPKALIQTNHGDIKIQLFEKEAPMTVENFVRLAKKGYYDGTTFHRVISDFMIQGGDPKGDGTGGESIWGHPFEDEFSNKLFNVRGALSMANSGPNTNGSQFFIVQNKNVPKRMIKEMDAAGYPKELVKAYKQGGTPWLDGRHTVFGQVIKGMDVVDEIAKVPRDKTNDKPKEDVIIKSIHIED, from the coding sequence ATGCAATATCCACAATTAGACCTAGAAAATGCAAAAGGTCCAAAAGCCTTAATTCAAACAAATCATGGAGATATTAAAATTCAATTATTTGAAAAAGAAGCTCCAATGACTGTTGAAAATTTTGTCCGTTTAGCTAAAAAAGGCTATTATGATGGCACTACTTTTCATAGAGTAATTAGTGATTTCATGATCCAGGGCGGTGATCCAAAGGGTGACGGTACTGGTGGTGAAAGTATCTGGGGACATCCTTTTGAAGATGAATTTTCAAACAAATTATTCAATGTACGTGGTGCGCTTTCCATGGCTAATTCTGGGCCTAATACAAATGGCAGCCAATTCTTTATTGTTCAAAATAAAAACGTACCTAAACGCATGATTAAAGAAATGGATGCTGCAGGTTATCCTAAAGAATTAGTTAAGGCATACAAGCAAGGTGGAACACCATGGCTTGATGGTCGCCATACTGTTTTTGGTCAAGTGATCAAAGGTATGGATGTTGTTGATGAAATTGCAAAGGTTCCACGTGATAAGACAAATGATAAGCCAAAAGAAGATGTGATTATTAAGAGTATTCATATTGAAGATTAA
- a CDS encoding LysR family transcriptional regulator has protein sequence MKTNTDAVLSAKSLRYFLQLIDNMSYTQAAQILGITQPALTQQIKKLERAVGSPLFGQMGKKLYLTDAGLKMEETAKALFSTVNNAVDSIQQYTKSDTGTISLGVLSTIEARVIDQFLIEFNQKYPEITLHVGFYNRTELWDKLDNNQLDLAVLYMPDHNATVKNMKQYMAKQIYPESVVFLTHNPETKFYKLAQHKWVTYPKDYYLPQIVRRFYATEFPNNELLTPVTFTAPYQLIKFAEQTDYDTYVSKSFYKAHKAQITLSPLEPKHETNFESCFIYRKNKSEIPRLVNFLKEWDKFINEKDYDSRLEEVKVNI, from the coding sequence ATGAAAACAAATACTGATGCAGTTCTATCTGCGAAATCTTTACGTTACTTTCTTCAATTAATTGATAACATGAGTTACACTCAAGCAGCTCAAATCTTAGGAATAACCCAACCTGCATTAACTCAACAAATTAAGAAATTGGAACGTGCAGTTGGATCTCCCTTATTTGGTCAAATGGGGAAAAAGCTCTATTTAACTGATGCTGGTCTAAAAATGGAGGAAACAGCCAAGGCACTATTTTCAACAGTTAATAATGCCGTTGATAGTATCCAGCAATATACAAAATCAGATACTGGGACTATTTCATTAGGTGTATTGTCCACTATTGAAGCTAGGGTTATCGATCAATTTCTAATTGAATTTAACCAGAAATATCCAGAGATAACCTTACATGTCGGCTTTTACAATAGAACAGAGCTTTGGGACAAATTAGATAATAATCAATTAGACTTAGCAGTTCTTTATATGCCAGATCACAATGCTACTGTAAAAAACATGAAGCAATATATGGCTAAACAAATTTATCCAGAATCAGTAGTATTTTTAACTCATAATCCAGAAACGAAATTTTATAAGTTAGCACAACATAAGTGGGTAACTTACCCTAAGGATTACTACTTGCCTCAAATTGTGCGTCGATTTTATGCTACTGAATTTCCAAATAATGAGTTGCTAACTCCAGTTACTTTTACTGCTCCTTATCAACTAATAAAATTTGCGGAACAAACTGATTACGACACTTATGTTTCAAAGAGCTTCTATAAGGCTCACAAGGCTCAAATCACGCTCTCTCCATTAGAGCCAAAGCATGAAACAAACTTTGAAAGTTGCTTTATTTATCGTAAAAACAAGAGTGAGATACCTCGATTAGTTAATTTCTTAAAAGAATGGGATAAATTTATTAATGAAAAAGATTATGATAGTCGATTAGAAGAGGTTAAAGTTAATATCTAG
- the xerS gene encoding tyrosine recombinase XerS: METNKYLSLIKQELANMPDFVKEYNLGTTHSLTTTYQYLTEIRRFFDWLRQNKLSTASSNKEIELVTLEDMQRNDVMLYIHHLKHTKNQQGRLNSPTTINRSINALRSLYKFLTITSDNNHGEPYFDRNVMLKINSLNDTKTLNYRAHVLESHMYMGDLKYQFLDFIENEYEHKCNKQSLPSFKKNHERDIAIIALILGTGIRVSECVSVNVRNINLKDEMLDVIRKGGQKDSVPIADWTIPYLKKYQEIRADRYHADRDDIAFFLTRWHGKTRRMTANAVEKMVNKYSAAFGKPLTPHKLRHTLASELYEVTKDQVLVAQQLGQKGTTATDLYTHVDQKKQKAALNKINRHKNQD; encoded by the coding sequence TTGGAAACTAACAAATATTTATCCTTAATTAAACAAGAGTTGGCGAATATGCCTGATTTTGTAAAAGAATATAATCTTGGCACCACTCATTCATTAACTACAACATACCAATATTTAACAGAAATTCGTCGCTTTTTTGATTGGTTGAGACAAAATAAATTATCTACAGCTTCTTCCAATAAAGAAATTGAACTAGTGACACTAGAAGACATGCAACGAAATGATGTTATGCTTTATATTCATCATCTTAAACACACCAAAAACCAACAAGGACGATTAAACTCACCTACTACAATTAATCGATCAATTAATGCCCTGCGTTCTTTATATAAATTTTTAACAATTACCTCAGACAATAATCATGGAGAACCATACTTTGATCGTAATGTCATGTTAAAAATTAATTCGTTGAATGATACTAAGACATTGAATTACCGAGCTCATGTTCTAGAATCTCATATGTACATGGGTGATTTAAAATATCAATTTTTAGATTTTATTGAAAATGAATACGAGCATAAATGTAATAAACAGTCTCTACCTTCTTTCAAAAAAAATCATGAACGTGATATCGCTATTATTGCATTGATTTTAGGTACAGGAATTAGAGTTTCAGAATGTGTTAGTGTGAATGTTCGTAACATTAACCTAAAAGATGAAATGCTTGATGTGATTAGAAAAGGTGGTCAAAAAGATAGTGTCCCGATTGCTGACTGGACTATTCCTTATTTAAAAAAATATCAAGAAATACGTGCCGATCGCTACCATGCAGATAGAGATGATATAGCCTTCTTTTTAACCAGATGGCATGGAAAAACCAGAAGAATGACTGCAAATGCTGTTGAAAAGATGGTCAATAAATATTCTGCTGCTTTTGGAAAACCTCTAACACCGCATAAATTACGCCATACTTTGGCCAGTGAGCTGTACGAAGTAACTAAAGATCAAGTTCTCGTAGCACAACAATTAGGTCAAAAAGGAACTACGGCAACTGACTTGTATACTCACGTAGATCAAAAAAAGCAAAAAGCTGCTCTCAATAAGATCAATAGACATAAGAATCAAGATTAA
- a CDS encoding manganese-dependent inorganic pyrophosphatase, with protein sequence MAKELIFGHQNPDTDAIGTAIAYSYLQNKLGYDTEAVALGEANDETKYALNKFGFTAPRVIKTASNEVDAVMLVDHNEPQQSVSDIDKVKVTHVVDHHRIMNFNTADPLYYRAAPVGCTSTIMWQMYNEKEIEIPQDIAGIMLSAIISDTLLLKSPTTTDQDKEAVEALANIAGVNYKEYGLKMLKAGTNIADKSEEDLIDLDAKSFELNGSNVRVAQINVVDLPEALERKEAFLKAMDEASKSEGYDMFMLLITNILDSDSEALVVGSDESKAKFEKAFNTKLSDSEVKLPGVVSRKKQVVPPLTNAFEA encoded by the coding sequence ATGGCAAAAGAATTGATTTTTGGTCACCAAAATCCTGATACAGATGCAATCGGAACTGCAATTGCATACTCATACTTACAAAATAAATTAGGTTACGATACTGAAGCAGTCGCTTTGGGCGAAGCTAACGATGAAACTAAGTATGCCTTGAATAAATTCGGTTTTACTGCACCTCGTGTAATTAAAACTGCTTCAAACGAAGTTGATGCAGTTATGCTTGTTGACCACAATGAACCTCAACAAAGTGTTTCTGACATTGATAAAGTTAAAGTGACTCACGTAGTAGATCACCACCGTATCATGAACTTTAATACCGCTGATCCTTTATACTATCGTGCAGCTCCAGTTGGTTGTACAAGTACAATTATGTGGCAGATGTACAACGAAAAAGAAATTGAAATTCCACAAGATATTGCTGGAATTATGCTCTCAGCTATTATTTCAGATACTTTATTATTAAAATCACCAACTACTACAGATCAAGACAAAGAAGCTGTAGAAGCTTTAGCCAACATTGCTGGTGTTAACTACAAAGAATATGGTCTTAAAATGCTAAAAGCTGGTACCAATATTGCTGATAAGTCAGAAGAAGACTTAATCGATTTAGACGCTAAGAGCTTTGAATTAAATGGCAGCAACGTTCGTGTAGCACAAATTAATGTTGTTGACTTGCCAGAGGCTTTAGAGCGTAAAGAAGCTTTCTTAAAGGCTATGGATGAAGCTTCAAAGAGTGAAGGCTACGATATGTTCATGCTTTTGATTACCAATATTCTTGATTCAGATTCAGAAGCTTTAGTAGTAGGTAGTGATGAATCAAAAGCTAAGTTTGAAAAGGCATTTAATACTAAATTGTCAGATTCAGAAGTTAAGTTACCAGGTGTTGTTTCAAGAAAGAAGCAAGTTGTTCCTCCATTAACTAATGCTTTTGAAGCTTAA
- a CDS encoding LysR family transcriptional regulator has translation MELRVLRYFLAVCEEKNISKAANSLHISQPSLSRQLKNLEEELGVTLFYRGHQEITLTQEGYYLQEHAEEIISLANKTQQNLKHSKIISGELYIGAGESIAIKRVMDIVNNIVKNYPQVKIHVFNGNSSMIEGKIERGILDFGITMGQYDTTQNFNSLTLPENNEYGIIVSKDHPLAKQPYIVPEDLQKYPLIISKHTADSDNFRDWCTDPQKLNIVATFNLPDNLQYLVEKGLYCLLIYKDLLSLSPESNLCFIPLQPKIIDHNRLIWNSRVQLSNVARLFLKLLRNSIKNEK, from the coding sequence ATGGAGTTAAGAGTTTTAAGATACTTTCTGGCAGTTTGCGAAGAAAAAAATATATCAAAAGCTGCTAATTCTCTTCATATTAGTCAGCCATCCTTGTCAAGACAGTTAAAAAATCTAGAAGAAGAACTTGGTGTAACCTTGTTTTACCGCGGACATCAAGAAATTACGTTAACTCAGGAAGGCTATTATCTTCAAGAACATGCTGAAGAAATTATTTCTTTAGCTAATAAGACACAACAAAATTTAAAACATTCTAAAATCATTTCTGGTGAATTATATATTGGAGCTGGAGAAAGTATTGCAATTAAGCGTGTAATGGATATTGTAAATAATATTGTTAAAAATTACCCTCAAGTAAAAATTCATGTTTTTAATGGGAATTCTTCTATGATCGAAGGGAAAATTGAGCGTGGTATTTTAGACTTTGGAATTACAATGGGACAATATGACACGACTCAAAACTTTAATAGCCTTACGCTTCCTGAAAATAATGAATATGGAATAATTGTAAGTAAAGATCATCCTCTTGCCAAGCAACCATATATTGTCCCTGAAGACCTTCAGAAATATCCACTTATTATTTCTAAGCACACAGCTGATTCTGATAACTTTAGAGATTGGTGTACTGATCCGCAAAAATTAAATATCGTAGCCACATTTAATTTACCTGATAATCTGCAATATCTAGTAGAAAAAGGACTATATTGCCTGCTAATTTATAAAGATTTACTTTCACTTTCCCCGGAGAGCAATCTTTGTTTTATTCCACTTCAACCCAAAATAATTGATCATAATCGGTTAATTTGGAATTCACGAGTTCAACTATCAAACGTTGCGCGTTTATTTCTTAAATTATTACGTAATTCTATAAAAAATGAAAAATAA